One window of Triticum dicoccoides isolate Atlit2015 ecotype Zavitan chromosome 5A, WEW_v2.0, whole genome shotgun sequence genomic DNA carries:
- the LOC119304130 gene encoding protein FIZZY-RELATED 2-like codes for MDHHHQQGQPPSPADANSKPPTPSSTPASRHGSGSAPSWPPSSTEGAPARGPASSSASSAAPATPASRTVYSDRFIPSRTGSNLALFDLAPAPSSSASGSAAPPSPYCALLRAALFGPDTPDRLASSAGASSSSAASPVGSPAGGNIFRFKAEVPRNAKRALFAGGDDQDLLFPGIFTPKGSGPRKIPRSPYKVLDAPALQDDFYLNLVDWSSHNVLSVGLGNCVYLWNACSSKVTKLCDLGADDTVCSVSWAQRGTHLAVGTNQGTVQIWDATRCKRMRTMESHRMRVGALAWNSSLLSSGSRDKNILHHDLRAPEDYVSKLTGHKSEVCGLKWSYDNRQLASGGNDNKLFVWNQHSVQPVLKYTEHTAAVKAIAWSPHLHGLLASGGGTADRCIRFWNTTTNTHLSSMDTGSQVCNLVWSKNVNELVSTHGYSQNQIIVWRYPTMSKLATLTGHTFRVLYLAISPDGQTIVTGAGDETLRFWNVFPSPKSQSSDSLSSIGATSFVRSYIR; via the exons ATggaccaccaccaccagcaggggCAGCCGCCGTCGCCGGCGGACGCCAACTCGAAGCCGCCGACGCCGTCGAGCACGCCCGCCTCGCGCCACGGCTCTGGCTCGGCGCCCTCCTGGCCGCCCTCCTCCACCGAGGGCGCCCCGGCGCGCGGGCCGGcgtcctcctccgcctcgtccGCGGCACCCGCCACGCCGGCCTCCCGCACCGTCTACAGCGACCGCTTCATCCCCAGCCGCACCGGATCCAACCTCGCGCTCTTCGACCTCgccccggccccctcctcctccgcctccggatCTGCCGCTCCCCCCTCACCCTACTGCGCGCTCCTCCGCGCGGCGCTCTTCGGGCCCGACACGCCCGACCGCCTCGCCTCCTccgccggggcctcctcctcctccgcggcctCCCCCGTCGGCTCCCCCGCCGGCGGCAACATATTCCGCTTCAAGGCCGAGGTGCCGAGGAACGCCAAGCGGGCGCTCTTCGCCGGCGGGGACGACCAGGACCTGCTCTTCCCCGGCATCTTCACCCCCAAGGGCTCCGGCCCCAGGAAGATCCCCAGGTCGCCCTACAAG GTGCTGGATGCGCCCGCATTGCAGGACGACTTCTACCTCAACCTCGTGGATTGGTCTTCGCACAATGTCCTCTCGGTCGGATTGGGGAATTGCGTCTACCTGTGGAATGCATGCAGCAGCAAG GTCACCAAGCTCTGCGATTTGGGGGCGGACGACACCGTTTGTTCCGTGAGTTGGGCGCAGCGTGGCACCCACCTGGCTGTAGGGACTAACCAAGGCACCGTCCAG atatgGGATGCAACACGCTGTAAAAGAATGAGAACCATGGAAAGCCATCGCATGCGAGTAGGTGCTCTTGCATGGAACTCTTCATTGCTTTCTTCTGGCAGTCGTGACAAGAACATCCTTCATCATGATCTCCGTGCTCCGGAGGACTATGTTAGCAAACTCACCGGGCATAAATCTGAG GTCTGTGGGCTCAAGTGGTCTTATGATAACCGTCAGCTTGCATCTGGTGGAAACGACAACAAA CTTTTTGTTTGGAATCAACATTCAGTACAGCCAGTGCTGAAGTATACTGAGCACACAGCAGCTGTGAAAGCTATTGCCTGGTCACCTCATCTACACGGCCTTCTTGCATCTGGTGGTGGAACTGCAGATAGGTGCATAAGATTTTGGAATACGACCACAAATACACACTTGAGTTCCATGGATACAGGGAGTCAG GTCTGTAATCTTGTGTGGTCAAAGAATGTGAATGAGCTTGTTAGCACACACGGATACTCCCAGAATCAGATAATAGtgtggcggtatccaacgatgtcaAAG CTTGCCACGTTGACAGGACATACATTCAGAGTATTATATTTAGCCATCTCCCCTGATGGACAG ACAATTGTTACTGGTGCTGGTGACGAGACGCTCCGGTTTTGGAACGTGTTTCCGTCTCCCAAGTCCCAG AGTTCTGACAGCTTAAGTAGCATTGGAGCGACATCATTTGTTAGGAGCTACATCCGGTGA
- the LOC119304131 gene encoding nucleolin 1-like: MAAEDQIPRAQANPEKTKKRKKPKKDKWGQPIAAAADEPAVEQVQEQEAPEEPVAAAAAEVGEGAESYERGKVVASGMPYTTTEEEIRELFDQFGPIRSLQLSRFPDSGNFRGLAFVTFESDEVAVKSLELDGYKIGNRFMRVERCRITASSKRQKKTEFESDPEKPDGCLSAYVGNLSWNITEKDLRDFFKSSRIASIRFAIDKRTGDSRGFCHVDFEDDESLEKAVGMNQSELRGRPVKIAYAIINRA; the protein is encoded by the exons ATGGCGGCCGAGGACCAGATCCCGCGAGCGCAAGCCAACCCCGAGAAGACTAAGAAGCGGAAGAAGCCCAAGAAGGACAAGTGGGGGCAGCCCATCGCCGCCGCGGCCGACGAGCCGGCCGTCGAGCAGGTGCAGGAGCAAGAGGCACCCGAGGAGCCTgtcgcagcggcggcggcggaggtcggGGAGGGCGCTGAGAGCTATGAGCGCGGCAAGGTGGTGGCGAGCGGCATGCCGTACACGACCACCGAGGAAGAGATCCGGGAGCTGTTCGACCAGTTCGGCCCCATCCGCTCCCTCCAGCTctcccgcttcccggactccggcaACTTCCGCGGCCTCGCCTTCGTCACCTTCGAG TCAGATGAAGTTGCCGTGAAATCTCTGGAGCTTGATGGATACAAAAT TGGTAACAGGTTTATGAGGGTCGAAAGATGCAGGATAACTGCTAGCTCGAAGAGGCAAAAGAAGACAGAGTTTGAATCTGATCCTGAGAAGCCTGATGGCTGCCTCTCGGCTTATGTCGGCAATCTCTCATGGAACATCACCGAGAAGGACTTGAGAGATTTCTTCAAATCATCAAGGATTGCATCAATAAGATTTGCCATCGACAAGAGAACTGGAGATTCTCGCGGTTTCTGCCATGTTGATTTCGAGGATGACGAATCACTCGAGAAAGCTGTAGGGATGAATCAATCTGAACTGAGGGGCAGACCTGTGAAGATAGCGTATGCTATCATCAACAGGGCCTGA
- the LOC119304133 gene encoding sugar transport protein MST1-like, which translates to MAVGAVGVEAGHGSPLAYGGELTFTVVMTCLVAASGGLIFGYDIGISGGVSQMKPFLQTFFPKVLRRMADAKRSQYCIFDSHALTSFTSSLYIAGLVSSFAAGRVTRSLGRRGVMLLGGALFFAGGAMTGAAMNLAMLIVGRMLLGFGVGFTNQATPLYLAEMAPARWRGSLGVAFQFFLALGILIANLVNYGTARLEWGWRLSLGLAGAPAIVIFVGALFLTDTPSSFIMRGKADLARSALLRVRGASANVDAELKDITRAVEAAQSSEEGAFRKLFADRQYRPHLTFSVVVPFCHQLSGMMVLTFFSPLVFRIAGFGSNAALMGAVILAAVKFGSLILSTLVIDRYGRKVLVMVGAVIMVVCQVANAWIMGAQAANGHIPRAYGVALLVLTCVQGAGFGMSWAPLIWIIPGEIFPMEIRSAGQSVSVSTTLGLTFLQTQTFLALLCRLKYATFAYYAAWVVALTAFVLVFLPETKGVPLESMGSVWERHWYWKRFVGDGHGRRKPASSPSAST; encoded by the exons ATGGCCGTAGGTGCCGTTGGCGTCGAGGCTGGCCATGGTTCCCCTTTGGCTTACGGCGGCGAGCTCACGTTCACCGTGGTCATGACCTGCCTTGTGGCGGCCTCCGGCGGCCTCATCTTCGGCTACGACATCGGCATCTCAG GCGGCGTCTCGCAGATGAAGCCCTTCTTGCAGACCTTCTTCCCCAAGGTGCTCAGGCGGATGGCGGACGCGAAGCGGAGCCAGTACTGCATCTTCGACAGCCACGCGCTGACCTCCTTCACCTCGTCCCTCTACATCGCGGGGCTCGTGTCGTCCTTCGCCGCTGGCCGCGTCACCAGGTCGCTGGGCCGGCGTGGCGTGATGCTGCTGGGCGGGGCTCTCTTCTTCGCGGGCGGCGCCATGACCGGCGCCGCGATGAACCTCGCCATGCTCATCGTCGGCCGCATGCTGCTCGGCTTCGGCGTCGGGTTCACCAACCAGGCCACCCCGCTGTACCTCGCCGAGATGGCCCCCGCGCGGTGGCGCGGCTCCCTCGGCGTCGCCTTCCAGTTCTTCCTCGCCCTCGGGATCCTCATCGCCAACCTCGTCAACTACGGCACCGCGCGCCTCGAGTGGGGCTGGAGGCTctccctcggcctcgccggcgcgcCGGCCATCGTCATCTTCGTCGGCGCTCTCTTCCTCACCGACACGCCCAGCAGCTTCATCATGCGCGGGAAGGCCGACCTCGCCCGGTCGGCGCTCCTCCGGGTGCGCGGGGCCAGCGCGAACGTGGACGCCGAGCTCAAGGACATCACGCGCGCCGTGGAGGCCGCGCAGAGCAGCGAGGAAGGCGCGTTCCGGAAGCTGTTCGCCGATCGGCAGTACCGCCCGCACCTGACCTTCTCCGTCGTGGTGCCGTTCTGCCACCAGCTGAGCGGCATGATGGTCCTGACCTTCTTCTCGCCGCTGGTGTTCCGCATCGCCGGCTTCGGGAGCAACGCGGCGCTGATGGGCGCGGTCATCCTCGCCGCCGTCAAGTTCGGCTCGCTCATCCTCTCCACGCTGGTGATCGACCGGTACGGCCGTAAGGTGCTCGTCATGGTGGGCGCGGTGATCATGGTCGTGTGCCAGGTCGCGAACGCGTGGATCATGGGAGCGCAAGCCGCCAACGGCCACATACCGCGGGCTTACGGGGTGGCGCTGCTGGTGCTCACCTGCGtgcagggcgccgggttcggcatGTCGTGGGCGCCGCTCATCTGGATCATCCCCGGCGAGATCTTCCCGATGGAGATACGGTCGGCGGGGCAGTCGGTGAGCGTGTCGACCACGCTGGGGCTCACCTTCCTGCAGACGCAGACCTTCCTCGCCCTGCTGTGCCGGCTCAAGTACGCCACGTTCGCCTACTACGCAGCCTGGGTGGTGGCTCTCACGGCCTTCGTCTTGGTCTTCCTGCCGGAGACCAAGGGCGTACCCCTCGAGTCCATGGGCTCCGTCTGGGAGCGCCACTGGTACTGGAAGAGGTTCGTCGGCGACGGCCACGGCCGGCGCAAACCAGCTTCATCTCCGTCTGCGTCAACATGA